In Sulfitobacter sp. W027, a single window of DNA contains:
- a CDS encoding replication-associated recombination protein A: protein MADLFGDGEAVAESGHRPLADRLRPRALSEVIGQDQVLGPDAPLTVMLDSGALSSLIFWGPPGVGKTTIARLLADETDLHFVQISAIFSGVPELRKVFDAAKLRRRQGRGTLLFVDEIHRFNKAQQDGFLPHMEDGTILLVGATTENPSFELNAAVLSRAQVLVLERLPHDDLERLAQRAEQELGKPLPLQPDAREALLEMADGDGRALLNLIEQVTAWKGDAPLDKAGLSKRLMRRAAQYDKSGDSHYNLISALHKSMRGSDPDAALYWLGRMLEGGEDPRYLMRRITRMAVEDVGLADPQAQAFCLQAWETYERLGSPEGELAIAQALTYICLAPKSNAVYKAYKDARRLARSTGSEPPPKHILNAPTKLMKEQGYGSGYAYDHDAEDGFSGQNYFPDTMARPSLYEPVERGFERELKKRQDYFAGLRAKRKT from the coding sequence GTGGCGGATCTATTCGGCGACGGCGAGGCGGTGGCAGAAAGCGGGCACCGCCCCTTGGCAGATCGCTTGCGCCCGCGCGCATTGTCCGAAGTGATCGGGCAGGACCAAGTGCTTGGCCCGGATGCGCCATTGACGGTCATGCTGGATTCCGGTGCGCTGTCGTCGCTGATCTTTTGGGGGCCGCCGGGGGTGGGTAAAACCACCATCGCACGGCTTCTGGCGGATGAGACCGACCTGCACTTTGTCCAGATTAGCGCGATATTCTCCGGCGTGCCTGAACTTCGCAAGGTTTTCGACGCGGCGAAACTGCGGCGGCGACAGGGGCGGGGGACGCTGCTTTTCGTGGACGAGATCCACCGCTTCAACAAGGCGCAGCAGGACGGCTTCCTGCCGCATATGGAAGATGGCACAATTCTCCTGGTGGGGGCCACGACAGAAAACCCCAGTTTTGAGCTAAATGCCGCTGTGCTGAGCCGCGCCCAGGTGCTGGTGCTGGAACGTCTGCCGCATGACGATCTGGAGCGGCTCGCGCAGCGGGCCGAGCAGGAGTTGGGCAAACCCTTGCCGCTGCAACCAGATGCCCGCGAGGCGCTGTTGGAAATGGCCGATGGCGACGGGCGTGCGCTGCTCAATCTGATCGAACAGGTGACAGCGTGGAAGGGCGATGCGCCGCTCGACAAGGCGGGGCTATCGAAACGCCTGATGCGCCGCGCGGCGCAATACGACAAATCGGGCGATTCGCACTACAACCTCATTTCCGCCCTGCATAAGTCCATGCGCGGGTCTGACCCCGATGCGGCGCTCTATTGGCTGGGGCGGATGCTGGAGGGGGGCGAGGACCCGCGTTATCTGATGCGGCGGATCACCCGCATGGCGGTCGAAGACGTGGGCCTTGCCGATCCGCAGGCTCAGGCCTTTTGCCTTCAGGCTTGGGAGACCTATGAACGCCTTGGCAGCCCCGAAGGGGAGCTCGCGATCGCGCAGGCGCTGACCTACATCTGCCTCGCGCCGAAATCTAACGCCGTATACAAAGCTTACAAGGATGCGCGCAGGCTCGCGCGCAGCACCGGGTCCGAGCCGCCGCCAAAACACATCCTGAACGCGCCGACGAAGCTGATGAAGGAGCAAGGCTACGGCAGCGGCTATGCCTATGACCATGATGCCGAGGACGGGTTTTCAGGACAGAATTACTTTCCCGATACGATGGCGCGGCCCAGCCTGTACGAGCCGGTCGAACGCGGTTTCGAGCGCGAGTTGAAAAAGCGACAGGATTACTTTGCAGGGCTTAGGGCCAAGCGGAAAACTTGA
- a CDS encoding CrcB family protein, translating to MMKTLIMVALGGALGASLRYLVGLAVGFPFGTLAVNVTGSLAIGVVWVLADKTSLLLPFLMTGLLGGFTTFSAFSLDTLRLLEAGRAGVAFSYVGASVILSLAACLLGLWVAREVLA from the coding sequence ATGATGAAAACACTGATCATGGTGGCCCTCGGCGGCGCTTTGGGCGCAAGCCTGCGGTACCTTGTCGGTCTCGCGGTGGGCTTTCCGTTCGGCACTTTGGCAGTCAATGTCACCGGCTCGCTGGCGATTGGCGTGGTCTGGGTGCTGGCGGATAAGACATCGCTGCTGCTGCCCTTCCTGATGACCGGGCTGCTGGGCGGTTTCACGACCTTTTCGGCGTTTTCACTCGATACCCTGCGGCTGCTTGAAGCGGGCCGTGCAGGGGTCGCATTTTCATATGTGGGGGCCTCGGTGATCTTGTCGCTGGCCGCCTGTTTGCTGGGCCTCTGGGTGGCCCGAGAGGTGTTGGCATGA
- a CDS encoding RluA family pseudouridine synthase: protein MSRVQTITVAVGDGDQRLDRWFKRMFPQINQGLIEKMCRKGEIRVDGGRVKANTRLEAGQEVRVPPLPDSAPPPPPKRTRITDADAKMIRNCVIYRDEHVIALNKPPGLAVQGGSGQADRHVDALSEALIFDAEEKPRLVHRLDRDTSGVLLLARTRLAAKALTAAMRHRETRKIYWAIVAGVPTPYLGEIKYGLVKAGGHGRSGEGEKMIAVHPRDMDVTPGAKRAHTLYATLFRVGSRASWVAMEPVTGRTHQLRAHMAEIGHPIVGDGKYGGSGQENLGDGWGAQLGGIISKKLHLHARMMRFEHPHTRKSVTITAELPDHMAHSWDTFGWTEDLADEDPFESLQ from the coding sequence ATGAGCCGCGTACAAACCATTACCGTCGCCGTAGGCGATGGCGACCAGCGGCTTGACCGTTGGTTCAAGCGGATGTTTCCGCAGATCAACCAAGGGCTCATTGAGAAGATGTGCCGCAAGGGCGAAATCCGTGTCGATGGGGGCCGCGTCAAGGCCAACACGCGGCTGGAAGCGGGCCAAGAGGTGCGCGTGCCGCCGCTGCCTGACAGTGCGCCACCGCCGCCGCCCAAACGGACGCGGATCACCGATGCCGACGCCAAGATGATCCGCAACTGCGTGATCTACCGCGACGAGCATGTGATTGCGCTGAACAAGCCGCCGGGCTTGGCGGTGCAGGGTGGGTCTGGCCAAGCGGATCGTCATGTTGACGCGCTGTCTGAGGCGCTGATTTTTGACGCCGAGGAAAAGCCGCGTCTGGTGCATCGGCTCGACCGGGACACCTCGGGCGTCTTGCTGCTGGCGCGGACCCGTTTGGCGGCCAAGGCGCTGACGGCGGCGATGCGGCACCGTGAGACGCGCAAGATTTACTGGGCCATCGTGGCTGGTGTGCCGACGCCTTATCTGGGCGAGATCAAATATGGCCTCGTCAAAGCGGGCGGTCATGGCCGCAGCGGCGAGGGCGAGAAGATGATCGCTGTACATCCGCGCGACATGGACGTGACGCCGGGTGCAAAACGCGCGCATACGCTTTACGCGACGCTGTTCCGCGTGGGATCGCGGGCATCTTGGGTGGCGATGGAGCCGGTGACGGGCCGCACCCACCAGCTGCGCGCGCATATGGCCGAGATCGGGCATCCGATCGTCGGTGATGGTAAATACGGCGGCTCAGGCCAAGAGAACCTTGGCGACGGCTGGGGCGCACAACTGGGCGGGATCATCTCGAAGAAGCTGCATCTGCATGCGCGGATGATGCGGTTTGAGCATCCTCATACCCGCAAATCGGTCACCATCACGGCTGAACTGCCCGATCACATGGCGCATAGCTGGGACACCTTTGGTTGGACCGAAGAT